In Eupeodes corollae chromosome 3, idEupCoro1.1, whole genome shotgun sequence, a single genomic region encodes these proteins:
- the LOC129950123 gene encoding uncharacterized protein LOC129950123 — protein MAQLLKRTKKSCIKFFRKLTSSTKSPVTKLEEESLRPRQIQKCELDSDTDICSQKIPMRCPYTISAKVSNRNNKNKLNSRSTRTDTSSQSETKSSNFIVSSQYVSKLETYLASARQTMNPNYLPCDVHGVRSFRLLSEEDPSNDCSTHRCSAGIVFEKVRYRENIRYFRRTPSNSSLSSYPSSPKTIDCQKEYICALNEKKKESINRMNSYSKNRQSNIFLQFRNNISHPVNLTLSSNPSGNLNNLVISEGRNWLNEPCPVVSWDINGNSIDDDIICLNNNWDDCDNRLNLLRDKRLMKSRLDGSYKSSSRSSSTTLETWVDDEILDNSYNEEIERQFRI, from the coding sequence TTTTTTCGGAAGCTTACCTCATCAACCAAGTCTCCCGTTACTAAGTTAGAAGAAGAGTCCTTAAGGCCAcgtcaaatacaaaaatgtgaaCTGGATTCCGACACTGACATTTGTtctcaaaaaattcccatgCGATGTCCATACACCATCAGTGCAAAAGTATCCAACcgtaacaataaaaacaaattgaattcacGAAGCACCCGTACCGATACTTCTTCCCAGTCTGAAACTAAATCCTCAAATTTTATAGTATCCTCTCAATATGTTAGCAAACTGGAAACCTACCTTGCTTCTGCACGTCAAACGATGAACCCCAACTACTTACCATGTGACGTCCATGGTGTTAGGAGTTTTCGGCTCCTTTCTGAAGAAGATCCTTCCAACGATTGTTCGACACACCGTTGTTCAGCTGGTATTGTATTTGAGAAAGTAAGATATCGGGAAAATATCCGATACTTTCGACGTACTCCATCCAATTCAAGCCTATCAAGTTATCCGTCTTCACCAAAAACTATTGACTGTCAAAAGGAATATATTTGCGCTCTCaatgaaaaaaagaaggaaagcATCAACAGAATGAACTCATATTCGAAAAACCGGCAGAGCAATATTTTCCTTCAGTTTAGAAATAATATATCTCATCCAGTTAACCTCACGTTGAGTTCAAATCCGTCGGGAAATCTTAATAACTTAGTCATAAGCGAGGGTCGAAATTGGTTGAATGAACCGTGTCCAGTAGTCAGCTGGGATATCAATGGAAATTCGATTGATGAcgatataatttgtttaaacaacaaTTGGGATGATTGTGACAATCGATTGAATCTTCTGCGTGACAAACGCTTGATGAAAAGTCGTCTGGATGGCTCGTATAAATCTAGTTCCAGATCAAGCTCAACTACGTTGGAAACTTGGGTTGACGATGAAATTCTTGATAACTCATATAACGAGGAAATCGAGAGACAGTTTCGGATTTAG